From Mustela nigripes isolate SB6536 chromosome 13, MUSNIG.SB6536, whole genome shotgun sequence, one genomic window encodes:
- the LCMT2 gene encoding tRNA wybutosine-synthesizing protein 4, whose amino-acid sequence MGPRSRERRAGAVQSTNDSSALSKSSLAAHGYVLDPFAALLVPGTARRAPLIHRGYYVRARAVGHCVRAFLERTCAAPSALRPQILSLGAGSDSMYFRLKSAGHLAGAAVWEVDFPDVARRKAEKIQDTPELCALTGPFQTRASALCFESVDYHLLGVDLRQLSRLDEALAAAGLNAAAPTLLLAEAVLTYLEPKDAAALIAWAAQRFSDAIFVTYEQMRPHDAFGQVMQQHFRQLSSPLHGLDRFPDVEAQKHRFLQAGWTACSAVDMNEFYRCFLPSEECQRVENLEPFDEFEEWHLKCAHYFILAASRGHTLFETLVFPPSEMFPRIDPASPSGVFSASVVTSDSKGPNLKRYGHASVLLNRNIILSAGGFGEQEGRHCRVSKFHLLSRYGDFEWKSNQICSCETGAQWDGRLYHTMTRLSDTEVLVLGGRLSPVTPALGILQLGISKSKDNTTKDLNVTITKADPEDSTLSCWRHSTTEVSYDNQKYLFVYGGRSVVEPVLSDWHFLHTGTMAWVNIPVVGEAPEGRHSHSACSWQGGALIAGGLGASEEPLSSVLFLKPISCGFLWESIIIQPPITPRYSHTAHVLNGKLLLVGGVWIHSSSVPGVTIIDLTTGLSSEYQIDTTCVPWPLMLHNHTSILLPEEQQLLLLGGGGNCFSFGTYLNPHTVTLGLSSLRAGQ is encoded by the coding sequence ATGGGCCCGCGGAGCCGCGAGCGTCGGGCTGGAGCAGTACAGAGCACTAATGACAGCAGCGCCCTCAGCAAGAGTTCCCTGGCCGCGCATGGGTACGTACTCGACCCCTTTGCCGCGCTGCTCGTTCCGGGAACTGCGCGGCGCGCGCCGCTCATCCACCGCGGCTACTACGTCCGCGCACGCGCCGTGGGGCACTGCGTACGCGCCTTCCTGGAACGGACGTGCGCGGCTCCGAGTGCTCTTCGACCCCAGATCTTGTCGCTGGGAGCGGGTTCAGATTCGATGTATTTTCGCCTGAAATCTGCGGGCCATTTGGCTGGGGCTGCAGTCTGGGAAGTAGATTTTCCGGACGTGGCCCGGCGCAAGGCAGAGAAGATTCAAGATACGCCGGAGCTGTGCGCGTTAACTGGGCCTTTCCAGACCAGGGCGTCCGCGCTGTGCTTTGAGAGTGTGGACTACCACCTCCTAGGGGTGGACCTGCGACAGCTCTCGCGTTTGGACGAGGCCCTGGCCGCCGCTGGCCTTAACGCGGCCGCACCCACTCTGCTTCTAGCTGAGGCTGTGCTGACCTACCTTGAGCCGAAAGATGCCGCGGCCCTCATCGCCTGGGCAGCCCAGCGTTTTTCTGATGCCATTTTCGTGACCTACGAGCAGATGAGGCCGCATGACGCCTTTGGCCAGGTCATGCAGCAGCATTTTCGGCAGCTCAGTTCTCCCCTGCATGGCCTAGACCGCTTTCCCGACGTGGAGGCCCAGAAGCACCGCTTCCTTCAGGCTGGCTGGACTGCCTGCTCTGCCGTGGACATGAATGAATTCTATCGCTGCTTTCTCCCCTCAGAAGAATGCCAGCGCGTGGAGAATCTTGAACCTTTTGATGAGTTTGAGGAGTGGCATTTGAAGTGCGCCCACTATTTCATTCTGGCCGCTTCTAGGGGACACACTCTTTTCGAAACTCTGGTGTTTCCACCCTCAGAGATGTTTCCTCGAATAGATCCTGCTTCTCCATCAGGCGTCTTCTCTGCCAGTGTAGTCACTAGTGACAGCAAAGGCCCAAACCTTAAGAGATATGGGCATGCCTCTGTCCTTTTGAACCGAAACATTATTCTTAGTGCAGGAGGATTTGGAGAGCAGGAAGGGCGGCATTGCCGAGTGAGCAAGTTTCACTTGCTTTCAAGATATGGTGACTTCGAATGGAAAAGCAACCAAATATGCAGTTGTGAGACTGGAGCCCAGTGGGATGGGCGCCTTTATCACACCATGACGAGACTTTCAGATACTGAGGTTTTGGTTCTTGGAGGGAGACTGTCCCCAGTAACCCCAGCGTTGGGGATTCTCCAACTTGGTATCTCTAAGAGTAAGGATAATACGACTAAGGATCTAAATGTAACAATAACAAAGGCGGATCCAGAAGATTCCACATTGTCATGTTGGCGGCATTCAACAACAGAAGTGTCCTATGACAATCAGAAATACTTGTTTGTGTATGGGGGTCGAAGTGTGGTAGAACCTGTACTAAGTGATTGGCATTTCCTACATACGGGGACAATGGCTTGGGTCAATATCCCAGTAGTGGGGGAAGCACCTGAAGGTCGGCATTCACACAGTGCCTGCAGCTGGCAAGGGGGAGCCCTTATTGCTGGAGGTCTGGGTGCTTCTGAGGAGCCACTAAGCTCTGTACTCTTTCTAAAACCAATCTCTTGTGGATTCCTCTGGGAATCCATAATCATCCAGCCTCCCATTACACCAAGGTATTCCCACACAGCTCATGTGCTCAATGGGAAGCTTCTACTAGTTGGAGGGGTCTGGATTCATTCTTCCTCAGTTCCTGGAGTGACTATAATTGATTTGACTACAGGATTGAGCTCTGAGTATCAGATTGACACAACATGTGTGCCATGGCCATTAATGTTACACAATCATACCAGCATCCTCCTTCCTGAAGAGCAGCAGCTCCTGCTCCTTGGAGGTGGTGGGAACTGCTTTTCCTTTGGCACCTACTTAAACCCCCATACAGTGACATTAGGCCTTTCTTCCTTACGTGCTGGACAGTAG